In Meleagris gallopavo isolate NT-WF06-2002-E0010 breed Aviagen turkey brand Nicholas breeding stock chromosome 3, Turkey_5.1, whole genome shotgun sequence, one DNA window encodes the following:
- the MTFR1 gene encoding mitochondrial fission regulator 1, translating to MIRWFKSLMRMIFEQVGLNMESVLWSSKPYGSSRSIVRKIGTNLSLIQCPRVQFQLTSQATEGNHPHQFREDAVASFADVGWVAQEEGEVSTRLRSEVWSKTAQPLSGELHGNSLGRPDSIPNVLHEEPAPRSTVIANEEALQKISALENELATLRAQIAKIVILQEQQNLTAAGLSPVASAAVPGVPPPPPPPPPPPLPPPAPQQSISAIELIRERKHRKANSGQIPTENGPKKPEIPNMLEILKDMNSVKLRSVKKSPGDTKPKAADPTDPAALIAEALKKKFAYRYRRDSQSETEKVIPKTETKTKTEVVLFGPHMLKSTGKMKTLIEKS from the exons ATGATTCGCTGGTTTAAGAGCTTAATGAGGATGATTTTTGAACAAGTTGGACTTAACATGGAATCA GTACTTTGGTCAAGCAAGCCTTATGGTTCATCTCGGAGTATTGTGAGAAAAATTGGTACTAACCTCTCTCTAATACAGTGTCCAAGAGTTCAGTTTCAG CTCACTTCTCAAGCCACAGAAGGAAATCATCCTCATCAATTTAGAGAAGATGCAGTGGCTTCTTTTGCAGATGTGGGATGGGTTGCTCAAGAGGAAGGTGAAGTCTCTACAAGGCTCAG GTCAGAAGTGTGGTCAAAAACAGCCCAGCCCCTTTCAGGTGAACTACATGGAAATTCCCTAGGCAGACCAGACTCCATACCAAATGTGTTACACGAAGAACCAGCACCCAGAAGCACAGTAATTGCAAATGaagaagctctgcagaagaTCAGTGCTCTGGAAAATGAACTTGCCACTTTAAGAGCACAAATAGCCAAAATTGTTATCTTGCAAGAACAACAGAATCTAACAGCAG CTGGGCTAAGCCCTGTTGCCTCGGCTGCTGTTCCTGGTGTGCCACCACCGCCGCCACCTCCTCCCCCTCCACCGCTCCCTCCCCCAGCTCCGCAGCAAAGCATTTCTGCCATTGAGCTCATCAGAGAACggaaacacagaaaagcaaactcTGGACAGATTCCGACAGAAAATGGGCCGAAGAAGCCTGAAATACCAAACATGCTAGAAATCCTCAAAGACATGAACAGTGTGAAACTACGCTCGGTGAAAAA GTCACCAGGAGatacaaaaccaaaagcagcTGACCCCACAGATCCTGCAGCCTTAATAGCAGAAGCACTCAAGAAGAAGTTTGCTTACCGATACCGAAGGGATAGCCaaagtgaaactgaaaaagtAATTCCCAAGACTGAAACTAAGACAAAGACTGAAGTGGTGCTG tttggaCCGCACATGCTGAAGTCTACAGGAAAAATGAAGACTTTAATTGAAAAATCTTAA
- the ARMC1 gene encoding armadillo repeat-containing protein 1 — protein MAVQRCVVRIRSDLKAEALATAIASTKVMKAQQVVKSESGEEMLVPFQDTPVEVEQNTDLPEYLPEDESPSKEQDKAVSRVGSHPEGAASWLSTAANFLSRSFYW, from the exons atgGCTGTTCAGAGATGTGTGGTCCGAATTCGCTCAGACTTAAAAGCAGAG GCTTTGGCAACAGCGATAGCATCAACCAAAGTTATGAAGGCACAGCAAGTTGTAAAAAGTGAAAGTGGTGAGGAG ATGCTAGTTCCGTTCCAAGATACTCCAGTGGAAGTAGAACAGAATACAGATCTACCTGAGTATTTACCAGAAGATGAAAGCCCTAGTAAGGAACAGGATAAAGCAGTGTCTCGTGTTGGGTCACATCCAGAAGGTGCAGCAAGctggctcagcacagcagcaaactTTCTATCCAGATCTTTCTACTGGTGA